In Mobula hypostoma chromosome 24, sMobHyp1.1, whole genome shotgun sequence, a genomic segment contains:
- the LOC134337458 gene encoding uncharacterized protein LOC134337458, whose translation MGCRRKAAIVGQRLPPIRAYMDDITILTTTVPCTKRLLEKRHQNVTWVRMKIKPSKCRSISIVKGQVTDKRFHIDGTPVPTVSEMPVKSLGQWYDAKLKDTEQFKQLKKDTITYIARINKTWLPGKLKLWCFQFGILPRLMWPLTVYEIPISKVEKLERMISTHVEQWLGLTRCLGPVGLYGNGKLELPIASLVEEFKCTIARLVMTLTESEDTVIRTAASHVAMGRKWTPSEAIQSAKSALCFRDVVGQVQHGRAGLGLIPKAPQWHKATSVQKRRLLVEELRRQEEAE comes from the coding sequence ATGGGTTGCAGGAGGAAAGCAGCTATAGTCGGTCAACGGCTACCACCGATACGAGCCTATATGGACGATATAACAATACTGACGACGACCGTACCCTGCACCAAGAGACTTCTGGAAAAGCGTCATCAAAACGTCACATGGGTGAGGATGAAGATCAAGCCCAGCAAGTGCAGAAGcatctccattgtcaaaggtcaagtcacAGATAAAAGATTTCATATTGATGGGACACCTGTCCCGACCGTgtcagaaatgccagtgaagagcttgggTCAATGGTATGATGCTAAActcaaggacactgagcagttTAAACAACTAAAAAAGGATACCATCACGTACATAGCTCGCATCAACAAGACCTGgctgccaggaaaactcaagctgtggtgcttccagttcggcatactcccaagactcatgtggcctttaacagtgtatgaaatccccatcagCAAGGTGGAAAAGCTCGAAAGAATGATCAGCACACATGTAGAACAGTGGCTTGGACTCACACGATGCTTAGGTCCTGTTGGACTGTACGGAAACggcaaattggaattaccaattgcaagtcttgtggaagaattcaaatgcaccatAGCAAGattggtcatgaccctcactgaatctgaagatactgttattcgaaCAGCAGCCTCCCATGTGGCAATGGGGAGGAAGTGGACTCCATCTGAAGCCATacagagtgctaagtctgctctttgcttcagggatgtggttggccaagtccaacatgggagagccgGGCTCGGGCTCATCCCAAAAGCTCCTCagtggcacaaggcaacatcagtgcagaagagacggctcctggtggaggagttgagaagacaggaggaggcagagtga